The Tripterygium wilfordii isolate XIE 37 chromosome 4, ASM1340144v1, whole genome shotgun sequence genome has a window encoding:
- the LOC119996271 gene encoding probable purine permease 5, which yields MEPLLEPGERIEEEMSSPRPSDPFLYRTLHFKSTTAFEEYRRMPISHQILLVLSTLATLVAFPASSLLSRVYYSNGGTSKWVISLVAVCGWPLTALILLPMYVFRGITPTPLNSKLTLSYIALGFLTAADGLMFAYAYAYLPASTAVLVATSSLVFSALFGHLIVKNKLNAATINSIVIITAGVTIIVLDSDSDRYGNVIQTQSQYVMGFILDVVGSALHGLILALSELVFVKLLGRRSVHVVLENHIMVSSIAFVFTSIGFIISKDFQWVASEAKSFKGGEAAYVLVLIWAALSLQLGVLGCTAVLYLTSTVLAGILNAVRVPVTSIAAVVLLHDPMSGLKILSLMLTFWGFGSYLYGNSSKV from the coding sequence GGGAGCGAATAGAGGAGGAAATGTCATCTCCAAGGCCTTCTGATCCATTCTTGTACAGGACTCTGCATTTCAAGAGTACTACGGCTTTTGAAGAATACAGAAGAATGCCAATATCACACCAGATTCTCCTGGTCCTGAGCACTCTAGCTACACTTGTGGCATTTCCAGCTTCAAGCCTTCTATCTCGAGTATACTACTCCAATGGAGGCACAAGCAAGTGGGTTATTTCATTGGTGGCAGTTTGTGGGTGGCCTCTCACTGCTTTAATCTTACTTCCTATGTACGTCTTTCGGGGAATTACTCCAACTCCTCTGAATTCTAAGCTCACTCTTTCATACATTGCGCTCGGTTTCTTGACTGCTGCTGACGGCCTAATGTTTGCATATGCCTATGCTTATCTCCCAGCCTCAACTGCTGTGCTTGTCGCAACATCGTCACTGGTATTCTCTGCACTATTTGGACATCTTATCGTAAAGAACAAACTGAATGCTGCGACGATAAATTCGATTGTGATAATCACTGCTGGTGTGACTATTATTGTATTGGATTCAGATTCTGATAGATATGGCAATGTGATTCAGACTCAGAGTCAGTACGTCATGGGATTTATATTGGATGTTGTGGGATCAGCTCTCCATGGGCTGATTTTAGCTCTATCAGAACTGGTTTTTGTTAAGCTATTGGGGAGAAGATCTGTACATGTTGTGTTGGAGAACCATATCATGGTTTCTTCTATTGCTTTTGTGTTTACCAGTATTGGTTTCATAATAAGCAAGGATTTTCAATGGGTGGCTTCTGAAGCCAAAAGTTTTAAAGGTGGTGAGGCTGCATATGTTTTGGTACTGATCTGGGCTGCCCTTAGTCTCCAACTAGGGGTATTGGGATGCACTGCTGTGCTCTACTTGACTTCTACTGTGCTGGCCGGAATTCTCAATGCAGTGAGGGTACCAGTTACAAGCATTGCCGCTGTTGTGTTGCTCCATGACCCCATGAGTGGTCTCAAGATCCTGTCTTTGATGCTTACATTCTGGGGTTTTGGTTCCTACTTATATGGCAATTCCTCTAAAGTCTAA